The following is a genomic window from Nicotiana tabacum cultivar K326 chromosome 3, ASM71507v2, whole genome shotgun sequence.
atttagttaatgagatcaactaatctttatcccataaagacgatcacataaatattgatctaaccggattactaatgtccaaattaataatcttaCGATCAAGaccaaatttagattaaattaaaagaaactttactctcattatcatgatctccatcacaatgtcaagtctcaaaatttaatcaaggaccttatcaaattaatcaagcaattaataacaatgataaaagaatatcaaatgccatacatattttatatcaaataacgttcacaaaattatgttcaaatcatcaaatatgatattggatctagggcatatctaccaTATCCCTAACACTTATGTCTCGTACATATTCCAAAATTCCCTAAATAATTATGGTACGAGTTATGTACATTTTTCCACAGAAACTTGACGGAAGTGATGCTAGGATCgcagactactttgactacataGCAGGGACAAGCACTGGAGGTTTAGTTACCGCAATGTTAACTACCCCAAATGAAAAGAATCGACCTTTATTTCGTGCAGATGAAATTACTGAATTCTATCTGAAGGAGAGCCCACATATATTCCCGCAAGATAAAGCAAAGCCCCGGTATGCATCAAATTTGCATTAATTTAACCAGGTCTAAAACTCTGCTTATTTATCGTGTGCCCTCTACATGCAGGTTTAGCATTCCCGGCTGGGATACTGTAGTTAATTGGGTTAAGGACCTTTACAACAGATATCTTGGCCCTGTATACCATAGTGCCGAAAAAATTGTTGATTGGATCGAGTCCATGTTGTTTCGTCCTAAATATGATGGAGAGTATTTGCGTGGGAAAATCAAGAATATGATTGGAGATCgaaagcttagccaaacactaaCTAACGTTGTCATTCCTGCCTTTGATGTTCATGAGTTTCAGCCAGTTATCTTTTCATCTTTACAggtcattttaattttcttttggttataATTATCCCTGCTTAATTTTCTTCATTAATGATGGATGATTTATTTTACCACTTGACATTATACAGGCGAAAGGGGACGATTCAAAGGATTGTCTACTAGCAGATGTTTGCATCTCTACATCTGCAGCACCATATTACCTTCCTCCTTATCATTTTGAAGTTAAGTCGTCCAAAGGTACCAAAATATATAACACCGTCGATGGTGGTGTTGCGGCCAATAACCCTGTAAGTTACAATTGTGTACACAGTCATATATAATCATTTTACAACATCACTATTAATTGACAAATAAAATTGTACCAAAGACTTTGCTAGCAATACGAGAAGCAACACAAGAGATGTGGAGAAGTTCATCATCAAGTAACAGAGCTATAGATGATGTTACATTTGTTATACTTTCACTGGGCACTGGATCAGCAAAAGGGGTTCTAAAATTAGACGTTGATGACGGTAAGACGTGGGGATTGGTCAATTGGTTTTTGGGGCCAGGAGATAGCACTCCCCTCATTGATGTTTTTGAGTCTGCCTTGAGTGATATGGCTGATATTTATACATCTATGTTCCTACATGGCACTCCTTCAAATGATACTTACCTCAGGATTCAGGTACTAAAATGTATTGCTGTCTCTTCCATTTTATACGATGGTATTTATTAGATAATGAATTTAAGACAGATTTTTGACACTTATCAAAAGTACCTTAGAACTTGTAATCTTACGCATGTCATGTTCTAACTATAAAAGCATGTCACCAAGGATGAAATCAGTAggttaaagtttgaaagtttttaAATACAAAAACGTGTCATTCATTCCAAGATtcttttgtcaaatatttcctGTTTGTCTTTCTGAAATGGATCGGAACATTATTGATCATCAGATTGATGGGTTGAAGTATGAAGATACAATGACTGACAatgcaaaagaagaaaatctgAGCAACTTGGTGGATATATCAAATGACCTGTTGAAGCGCCCTGTTTCTTCCGTCAACTTCGAAACTGGTTTTTATGAACCCATCTCAGACAAGCGCAAACCTGTAGGAAAAGCCGATTGGACCAACGAAATGGCTCTCGTTGAGTAAGTTCACCTTTTACAAGTACACATTAATTAATATCATCTTTAATTTGCAAATAATCTGATTTTCCTGTTTCTCTTGGGTTTGTAGGTTGGCAAAAAAATTGTCAGATCAGAGAAAGCTCCGCCTCAAACAAAAGGCTTGAGCAATCCCGTTGTAGTGCTGAAGCTCTAGGTTAATTGCTGGAGACTTTGAAAATAAATACTCTGGCTAGCTTTAGGTGTCTAACATCTCTTTGTTTTAGACTGTAATTGCCGGATGATAATAAACTTAAAAGTTTAATGCTGAAATAAGATAGTATCTCTTTGTTTAAAGGCAAATGATGAACATCTCTGCACCTGTTGAggctttttgtttttcttttgtatttacttcTTACTTTTTGTTTATATGATTGAACTGCAAATTTTACAGTGAATTGGGAAATAATATTTTCTCATCCCCTTCTCCTCCAAAAAATAAGCTACTTAAGACTTGGAAAGTAATGCCAAAACATTTTTTTGGCTCAGTCACAAGTCACAACAAAGTTTTAGAATTTGGCGAATAAGAAAGCAATGGCATATCTCCTCTCCCTTTTACACATGATTGGAGAATTAAACAAGATAATTGAATATTTCTTCTGCACCTAAATGGGAGGAATAAACTTGATAAATCCCATGTCTCTAAATGCCAAAAAGATATATGagaaaaatctcataaaaccCTAGGTATTGGCTAAAGTTGAAGCTATTGACTGAATTCATTTTGGATTTAAGTTTTGCAACTGACAGTATAAAAAACTTTTATACTATCAGTGCAATTCAATTGGTTTTTAGTAAGTTATCAATTTGAGTCGAGGGTTTATTGGAAACAACATATCTATCCTCACAAgatagggtaaggtctgcgtacacaccacTCTCCCCAGATCCAACGCTATGGGATAATACTGagtatgttatttttgttgtaaGTTATCAATTTATTTTTCAGGTTACTATATCAGACTTGATATAAAAAGTTACCTATTATTGTATCAATTTTGCTTGATGGTGTAAAAAATTCATTAACTGTCAGTCCACAAAACTTAAAACCTTTTTTATTTTGGAACCCTAGGAAAACTCGTAGCCGCTACAACCTCTGCCACAACCTCTGTCCTTCGGGTGAGCACTTTGAGGTGAGCACTCTGTGCGCACTAGATACCCCCACTGTGTAGTAGCCCGCAAACCACACAATTGAGGTGGCTCAGACCTAGGGGCCATTGAGGTGGTTCGAACTTGCGTCAGCCTGTGTGGACAGTGCCCTCCAAACCCAACTGGGCCGTCCCTTCGGGACTAAAACCGTTTTTTCCTAAGCATCTTTTGCCTATCCCCAATTAGACAGATGAGGCACTTTATGGCCGGCTGATAAGAAGGATATTTTGGAAGTTTAGTGGATAATGGCATCAAGGAAAGAAAGGAATAGCAATGGTGTTATTCTTGTTTCTTGAATGCCTTTAGGTTCGGTTTAGAATCTATGCCCAAGCTTTGCGCTAAGTTGCAACCAATACCGTTAAATCTTGGTTTCTTAAATGTTATATATTCACATTTCACTACAAGCCTACAAGTTGTAACATCAAAGTAAACCAACAAAATTCAACTTATTAACAATGTCGAATACTACTATAAGTTTCCTCTATTTTCGTTTCAACAGTTTTAGAAAGTCATCGTCCAAATCTAGCCCATCATTTAACCTGTCAAAGGTAAAGAAAACGCCAACCATGTCGTTGCCTAATTTCCGTCCAAAAGAGGAGGAAATGAAAAGGGTGTTTGACAAATTTGACACCAACAAAGATGGAAAGATCTCAAAAGAAGAATACAAATCAGCCATGAAGATGATGAGAGTGGAGAAAATACGAAAACTTATGACGTTGGCGATGCATTTCAGGCTGCAGATACTGATGGGGATGGGTTCATTAATTTTGAGGAGTTCATGAGAGTGCAGAATCTTGAAGGTGGTGTGAATCCAACTGATATTAAAAGCGCATTCAAGGCATTTGATTTGGATGGTGATGGCAAAATTAGTGCAGACGAATTGTTGCAGGTTCAGCGAATGCTAGGAGAAAAATGTAGCTTGGAGAATTGCAAGAAAATGGTGAGAGGTGTTGACGCCAATGGGGATGGACTTATAGATATGGACGAATTTGTGACCATGATGACGCGCACCATGAAACTAGTCTAGAGTCCAGGGATCGATTCACTCTGTGTAGATTGATTTACTTTCTTCACATTTGCTTTGTTTGCAATAAATATCCTGTTTACTGATATTTAAGTTCTTATGCTAGTTGAATTTCAAAAAGAACTCCCAAGAAAGATATAGAGGTTCTATTGTAGCAATATCATTTTAAATTACTATGATCTTATTCTGAACCAGAAGTGATCCCCTTGACTTGCAAAATTAAGTAACAAATCTGCCAGTAAATTAGTTTGTCACTGTTTATTGGCCTTAGCAACCAAAAACACAGTGAAATCAGGAGCCATAACATTCTTAATGTCCTTCTAATGCGAATAAAGCGGGTCAAATAGAAAGGTGCAGCCCAGTGCACTGAACTCCCGTTATGCACGTGGTTCGTGAAAGGGTCTAGCAGCCTtatttgcatttctgcaagaggctattttcATGGCTCAAACCCGTGagctcctggtcacatggcaacaactttaccagttacgtcaaGGCTCCCTTCAAAGTTGGTCAAATAGGAAACTTAAAAAACAATGGAGAAATTGCACATAAAGACAGAGGAAAGATAAGTAGAACTTGATTCTAAGATCAAGTTGCACCATTTTGTTGAAGTGAGATGCTGTTCATGCATCAATGTTCATACTTAAAAAGGTATTCTAGAAAGATTCCATTGTTAATTTACTCCCTATTATTGGAGTTGGAATAAAGTTGTAAGAATCAGCATCATTTCAAACACAAAATATCAAAAGATATTCATATTATTAGGATGGTGTTTCCATCATGAATTCCCTTATCTTGAATAAAAGTCCAAAAGTAAAAGATGCCTATCAAATTTTATAGTTGATTGATTCCCTAGCACTTGAAAAGTTTGTGCAAATTTAACAGCCAGTAGAGGATAGTCCACGATTATCTTTCATACAAGAACAAGGCATCATGTATATTTTGTAAATGTCTATGCAACTTTAATTTGCTCTTCATTATAGGGCTAACAAACTAAAGGAGAACAGATGGCAATAATGAGTTGTTTCGAGCTTCCAGTGCAGCAGCCAAGTAGGGATATGTCAGTGCAAGAATTCAAGGTGTGGATTAAGCAATTCGACATGGATCATGACAAGCGTATTAGCCGCGAAGAACTAACAGAGGCACTTCAGAGTCTACACATATGGTTCAGCTCATGGAAGGCTCGTCAAGTTATGAAAACTGCTGATACTGACCATACAGGTTTTATTGATAACAGAAAAGAAGTGGAGAAACTGGTAAACTATGCCCAACAACGTTTACACATGAAAATCCATCAAAGTTAAttagttgtgaatatttctacggCTTCTAGTTGTTAATGCTTCTCCTTTGATgggattgtgttgtcatggtgttttttttcttcctttttttccccTTAAGCATTCAGTATAGAAGTTCACTTGCAAACTAATCAAAGTTCTTGCCAGATAGCCTCACTAAGGGATAAAACGATTTCTATCAAGAAAACTTGATTTGGAGTGCTCGAATGAAACTCAAACCTCTAATTAAGGGTCGAGGATCCTAACCATCGTATCATACTTCTCGTGGTTGATGTCATGTTGTTATCTATGTAGCGTTGTAGCTCGTTTTGTACATCAATAAAGTGACAAATTGTACTAGTGAACTCACACGGTTATAGCCAGAACCATGAGAAGTAACGGTTAAAAGTTTGCCATTTTAAATTTGTTTGTTGGTTTTCTTTTCTGCATGTATTtctctctatcaattgaaaagtAAAAGTTATACTCTCACCGCTTCAATCTATGTGAatctatttcttttttaattcatgTCAAAAACAATGAATCTTTTTCATATTTGGAAATGATTTAACTTTggaatgatttatagccacacaaaatatatgtgtctcattttacatcacaagttcaaaagttatctcatttttcttaaactccgtgtccattcaaataaattcacataaattgaaacggagaaaATATAATTTTACAAGTACTCagactaggggtgtcaatggttctgtttggccggttattttataaaatttgtactataccaatttttcggttattctattatatataaccaaaattagacttttcaaaaCCGTCCCAATCACGTCGGTTTCTCCTCGGtatcggttcggttcggttaattttcggtattttttttaaatgtcagGTAAAGTTCATCaatagaagtagaatgcaataacatacattATTTTACGGACTTAAaaaactctctagatatttttactgtttaaaaggtgatgaattaaaaaaaatgaaagatggctagagtatagatcagTGTTGTCAAAGGAACGCTTAAGCTCttaagcgaggctcaaaacatgttgagtgCTTTGCCTCGCTTTGTGGGCGCTTTAGTATCacatcaaggctctaaggcatactATTCCTTGTCAATGAGTGTAATCATGAAAAGGTGAcattaaacaattgatattttactttatcgtaattttttccaatttttttatccatatatttgttattcatgcttataattattagtcttggactacatatacatatttttactttttctccagttgcgccttttttcattaaagctCATGCTTTATTTGCGCTTTTAGCCCCAacggaccttagagcttttttgcgcttttcgcttTTGATAATATtggtatagatccatcaactattctacaacaacgtaaaagaaaccaagcaaagcaaagaaaatataaatcacacgagtgaaagaaaacatattcaatacattgtagtttgcaaCTATCACTAGactactttgtgtcttgctaataaagatacttgaaataatttagtttaagtagaagtagcataataggatttaggaattagtattttgagctTAATTATTTAttggcttgtaatagttttcataattcgaaggcccaaagaaaaatttaatgcattattagtATGTTTGAACTTACTAGATAAATATATTTtccacatataaaatttattcggtacggttcggtatttttttggtttattttcggtgcagttatagatttatataaaaacctacggtttcttaaaaagaaacataaaaattgatTCGGCACGGTACGGTTCGGccggtttagtcggtttttaaatatccattgacacccctaactCAGACATCGATGTAAACAAAATTACATAAATTGGAACTAATTATACCACCAAAATTAAGGAGCATTAAAGCTTGAATTGTAGATGTTGCATTGAGGCTAGGGGTGGCAATTTGAGGCCAAACACATTCAACCCGTCTAGGGATTAATGGGTTGGGTAATGACATTAGCTTATGGGTTTATTTGGGCTGGGTCCAAGTTAGCCCATCATTTTTTATAGCTCATTCTGACCCATGAAGTTCATCCAAATACAACCCATGACGCTCACCCAAAACAAAGGGATCTCaacccaacttaaagcttttctAGAAATTTACGTAGTCGCCCCATCATTAGTCATTTATCTAAATTTAAAAATGAGAATCAAGGTTTTAATATTCGATTTTGGGCTCCTTATTTAAGACTTAATCGgagtttaattttttattttatttataagtTTAACTATTCCAAAATCAATGTCAGATATATGCGATTAATATTGCAAATATAAGTTACTAGAAGTTATAAATTTTATCTAAAATTTAGTACTATATTACTTGTGCAAGCAAATTTGAACCTCAAATATACATATTcacatatttatactttgaatttcTCTTTTATTAGTTCGATATTTGTGCTAATTGGTTTCATGTTCtaatttgttttgtttttgatttcTATTTTTACGATTTAACTCCAGTCTAGAAAGTTATAAAAGCTCATGAATAGTTGAGTATAAGATAAATCCATGTGTTTCTTAGCTAAATTAGATATATAACAATCCATCATCGTGCATAGAATGAATAAATTATGAGGAAGCTAAGAAAGTAGGAAACATACATAGGTGTATAAAAGGTAAAAGACTTTTTTTATGCGAGATAGAGCATGATTCTAAAATATGGGTCTATTTGGGCGGGTTGGATTATGATCCATTGTTTAACCCATTTTGACCCAACCCATCTTAGCTCAAGTATACTTAGGACTGTGTTGGGCAATGACCCATTTAATGactcaacccattttgacccGCCCAAATTCAACTCAACCCATCCATTTGCCACCCTGCATCCTTTAGTAAAGAATGTCTTATAGTTCTCAAAAAAGAATGTATTTATACAATAGACAGATACCACATAAAGATGATACAATAAAGTAAATATTGACTAGGTACAAGAATTAAATTCGTAAAATTACCATAGTATATAACACGAACTCACTTATAATCAAATTATGATTATAGGCCGACAGTGCttgcagttttcttggcttaTTACCCCGGAATATAATCATTGACCTCCATTTTTGTGGCTCTTCCAACTTAAACAGTTAGGAAAGTATAAACTCCTAAAAGTTTAATCGTATGTGCCATGAAAATATTTGATCTCGAATAAATGAACTCAATCTGGAATACAAAAATGGTACAGTTCAAACTAAGGCTTCCAAATATAGATAACTCCAGTCTCCTAAAACTAAGGTTGATTTAATACGCTGAAATTGATTAGTTTTTCATTTTCGTCTTTCACAGGATTATTTTCTTTCAAGGGAGAAAAGTGAGTGGTGgactattatttttaaaatgttttggGTTATACTTGTAAGTGATATATATCtccttgttttttttcctttctatgGTTACTTCCTCCTCATTTAATGCTGAAAACTATCAAACTGTTTGACGCTAGTTTGTTAAATAACACTAATATTAAATTATACACTCTTTTACAAAATTCATATCTATTTAACTAATCAATTTAAGAAGAAATTACATCATATATCAATTGGGCCATACAGCCCATTCGAAAATAGCCCACATTTGAAGGGGGCATTTACATCTA
Proteins encoded in this region:
- the LOC107787967 gene encoding patatin-like protein 2; translated protein: MARSSQGKVITILSIDGGGVRGIIPGTILAFLESQFQKLDGSDARIADYFDYIAGTSTGGLVTAMLTTPNEKNRPLFRADEITEFYLKESPHIFPQDKAKPRFSIPGWDTVVNWVKDLYNRYLGPVYHSAEKIVDWIESMLFRPKYDGEYLRGKIKNMIGDRKLSQTLTNVVIPAFDVHEFQPVIFSSLQAKGDDSKDCLLADVCISTSAAPYYLPPYHFEVKSSKGTKIYNTVDGGVAANNPTLLAIREATQEMWRSSSSSNRAIDDVTFVILSLGTGSAKGVLKLDVDDGKTWGLVNWFLGPGDSTPLIDVFESALSDMADIYTSMFLHGTPSNDTYLRIQIDGLKYEDTMTDNAKEENLSNLVDISNDLLKRPVSSVNFETGFYEPISDKRKPVGKADWTNEMALVELAKKLSDQRKLRLKQKA